One genomic segment of Vibrio fluvialis includes these proteins:
- a CDS encoding SRPBCC family protein, with translation MLTLNYQVEIQSDPDMVWKMLTELELYTQWATAFSPHSQFSGEWREGTDMKFFDPQLGGTRAVLDTVEPGKSLAYHHVAIFTPEHVQDIDSDMARKWIGSTESYRIIPQAGSVILQVTITTHSDFVSMFNDGWEKALPLIKLLCEQKA, from the coding sequence ATGTTGACCCTGAATTACCAAGTCGAAATTCAGTCCGATCCCGACATGGTGTGGAAAATGCTAACGGAGCTGGAACTCTACACCCAGTGGGCGACCGCGTTTTCGCCACATTCTCAGTTCAGTGGTGAATGGCGCGAAGGTACTGACATGAAGTTTTTCGATCCACAACTGGGTGGCACTCGTGCGGTGCTCGATACTGTCGAGCCGGGTAAATCACTGGCGTATCATCATGTCGCGATTTTCACCCCAGAGCATGTGCAGGACATTGACAGCGACATGGCGAGAAAATGGATTGGTTCGACGGAAAGTTATCGCATCATTCCCCAGGCGGGCAGCGTGATCCTGCAAGTCACCATCACAACCCATTCCGATTTTGTCAGTATGTTCAATGATGGTTGGGAAAAGGCATTGCCGCTGATCAAATTATTGTGCGAACAAAAAGCTTAG